CAGGTCACCGTGTTGACCGTGGCGGGCACGGACACGGTGACGGGCGCGGTCGGGTCGACGACGTCGTTCTGCAGGCGTACGAGGCGCTCTTTCAGCGACCGGACCGGCACCACGGCGTCGAACTCGGGTCGGTCGTCGAGCTGGAAGGTGCGGAGTCCGAGCACGGTGGGGCTCGAGTCGAGCAGCCCCATCGGGTAGAAGACGGCGACGTAGACGGCGAGGACGCCCGAGCCGGCGATGAGCCGTACCGAACCGTCCTCCACCCGGCCGGCACGCCCGAGATAGGTCGCGAGATCGCTGAGGGACAGGGAGTCGGGGAGGGTGAATGCGTCGTTCATCGGCCCCCTAAACTACATCGGGTGACCGTCGATCCGCTGCAGAGCCTGCTGTCCACCCTCGACCTCTCGCCGGCGGGCAACGTCGGCGGGCAGGACGTCTTCACCGGGGGGTCACAGCCCGAGCCGCTCGGTCGCGTGTTCGGTGGACAGGTCGCCGCACAGGCCCTCGTCGCCGCGCAACGCACCGTCGGGGGCGGACGCGACGTCCATTCGCTGCACTCGTACTTCCTGCGGCCCGGCGACCTCACGATCCCCATCACCTTCACGGTCGACCGCATCCACGACGGCCGCTCGTTCGCGACCCGCCGCACCCAGGCCTCGCAGGACGGCGTGCCGATCTTCTCGATGATCGCGTCCTTCCAGACCCCCGACGAGGGGCTCGACCACCAGGTCGCCATGCCCACCGGGCTGCCCGACCCCGAGGACGTCCCGAGCGACGCCGAGCTGCTGTCGGCCGTCGACAACCCCGTCGCCCAGTCGTGGGCGCGGCGCCCGTTCGACATGCGTCACGTGCCCTCGCCCGTGTTCTTCAGCGTCGAGGGCGACCACGTCGCCCACCAGGCCGTCTGGCTCAAGGCGACGGGCCCGCTGCCCGACGACGCCGACCTGCACCGCGCCGCCCTGCTCTACGCCAGCGACTACACCCTGCTCGAACCGATCTACCGGCGTCACGGCGTCGCGTTCGTCACCCCCGGACTCAAGGTCGCGAGCCTCGACCACGCCATGTGGTGGCACCGCCCCGCCCGTGTCGACGAGTGGCTGCTCTACGTGCAAGAGAGCCCCAACGCGGTCGGTGGCCGCGGGCTCTCGCTCGGGCGCATCTACGACCGCGAGGGAACGCTCGTGGCGAGCGTCGCGCAAGAGGGCATGGTGCGGGTGCCGCGAGGCTGATCCGACTCGCGCCGGGTCAGCGCCGGGTCCGCGCCGGGTCAGCGCCGGCGGAAGGCCAGGGGCTCTTCGACGAACGGCGACCAGGCGTCGCGCTCGACGTCGGAGATGCGTCGTGGCTGGTTGCTCGCCGAGTCGACGAGCACGATCGTGGTGGCGGCCTTCGTGAACAGCTGCCGCGGCTCGACGCCCTCGGGCGACCACACCTCGTAGCAGACCTCGAGGCTCGCTCCGCCGAGACGTCCGACCCAGATCTGCACGTCGAGCGGGGCCCGCAGATACGGGATGGGGATCAGGTACTCGAGCTCTTGCCGGGCGATGAGCGTCATCGTGGTGGCGTCCGGACTGCCGTCGAGGACGGCGGCCGACGACCGTTCGTCGATCGCCCCGTCGGCCGACCAGAACGCGTCGATGCGCGCCTCCTCGAGGAGGCGCAGCATCGACGCGTTGTTCACGTGTCGGTACCCGTCGAGATCGCTCCAGCGGACTCGGGTCGGCACGTGCAGGCGGGTCATGACGGTGCGGTGCCGGTCAGTCGCGCGTGAGCTTGCGGTACGTGGCCGAGCTCGGCTTCGCCGCGTCGGCACCGAGGCGCTCGACCTTGTTCTCTTCGTACGCCTCGAAGTTGCCCTCGAACCAGTACCAGTTGGGGGTGCCGTCGTCGTTCAGGCCCTCCCACGAGAGGATGTGCGTCGCGATGCGGTCGAGGAACCACCGGTCGTGTGTGATGACCACGGCACAGCCGGGGAACTCGAGCAGCGCGTTCTCGAGGCTGCCCAGGGTCTCGACGTCGAGGTCGTTGGTGGGCTCGTCGAGCAGCAGCAGGTTGCCGCCCTGCTTGAGGGTCAGCGCCAGGTTGAGGCGGTTGCGCTCACCACCGGACAGCACGCCGGCCTTCTTCTGCTGGTCGGGGCCCTTGAAGCCGAACTGCGACACGTAGGCGCGCGACGGGATCTCGGTCTTGCCGACCTGGATGTAGTCGTGCCCCTCGGACACGACCTCCCAGAGGTTCTTGTTCGGGTCGATGCCGCCACGGCTCTGGTCGACGTACGAGATGTCGACCGTCTCGCCGACCTTCAGCTCGCCGCCGTCGAGCGGTTCGAGACCGACGACCGTCTTGAAGAGGGTCGTCTTGCCGACGCCGTTCGGGCCGATGACGCCGACGATGCCGTTTCGGGGCAGGGTGAACGACAGGTCGTCGATGAGCACTCGCTCACCGAACGCCTTGTGCAGCTTCTTGGCGTCGATGACCTGCGCGCCGAGGCGAGGGCCCACGGGGATCACGATCTCTTCGAAGTCCAAGGTGCGCGTGCGCTCGGCCTCGTTCGCCATCTCTTCGTAGCGGGCCAGACGCGCCTTCGACTTCGCCTGACGGCCCTTGGCGTTGCTGCGGACCCACTCGAGCTCGGAGGCGAGGCGCTTGGCCAGCTTGGCGTCCTTCTTGCCCTGGACCTGGAGGCGCTCGCCCTTCTTCTCGAGGTAGGTCGAGTAGTTGCCCTCGTAGGGGTAGAGACGACCGCGGTCGACCTCGGCGATCCACTCGGCGACGTGGTCGAGGAAGTACCGGTCGTGGGTCACGGCGAGCACGGCGCCGGGGTACTTGCTGAGGTGCTGCTCGAGCCAGAGCACGCTCTCGGCGTCGAGGTGGTTGGTGGGCTCGTCGAGGAGCAGGAGGTCGGGCTTCTGCAGCAACAGCTTGCACAGCGCGACGCGGCGCTTCTCACCACCGGAGAGGTTCGCGACCTCGGCGTCGCCCGGAGGCGTGCGCAGAGCCGACATGGCCTGCTCGAGCTGGGAGTCGAGGTCCCAGGCGTCGGCGGCGTCGATCTCTTCTTGCAGGGTGCCCATCTCGGCGAGCAAGGCGTCGAAGTCGGCGTCGGGTTCGGCCATGGCGGCCGAGACCTCGTTGAAGCGGTCGAGCTTCTGCTTGATCGGCCCCACGCCCTCTTGGACGTTCTCGAGGACGGTCTTGGTCTCGTCGAGTTCGGGCTCTTGCATGAGGATGCCGACCGAGTAGCCGGGGCTGAGCTTCGCCTCGCCGTTGCTGGGGGTGTCGAGGCCCGCCATGATCTTGAGGATCGTCGACTTGCCGGCGCCGTTCGGCCCCACGACACCGATCTTCGCCCCCGGGATGAACGACATGGTGACGTCGTCGAGGATCAGCTTGTCGCCGACCGCCTTGCGGGCGCGCACCATCGAGTAAATGTATTCGGCCATGGCAGCGAGTCTATCGGGCGGGGCCCCGCCC
This genomic interval from Frigoribacterium sp. Leaf415 contains the following:
- a CDS encoding acyl-CoA thioesterase; the protein is MTRLHVPTRVRWSDLDGYRHVNNASMLRLLEEARIDAFWSADGAIDERSSAAVLDGSPDATTMTLIARQELEYLIPIPYLRAPLDVQIWVGRLGGASLEVCYEVWSPEGVEPRQLFTKAATTIVLVDSASNQPRRISDVERDAWSPFVEEPLAFRRR
- a CDS encoding acyl-CoA thioesterase; translated protein: MTVDPLQSLLSTLDLSPAGNVGGQDVFTGGSQPEPLGRVFGGQVAAQALVAAQRTVGGGRDVHSLHSYFLRPGDLTIPITFTVDRIHDGRSFATRRTQASQDGVPIFSMIASFQTPDEGLDHQVAMPTGLPDPEDVPSDAELLSAVDNPVAQSWARRPFDMRHVPSPVFFSVEGDHVAHQAVWLKATGPLPDDADLHRAALLYASDYTLLEPIYRRHGVAFVTPGLKVASLDHAMWWHRPARVDEWLLYVQESPNAVGGRGLSLGRIYDREGTLVASVAQEGMVRVPRG
- the ettA gene encoding energy-dependent translational throttle protein EttA — translated: MAEYIYSMVRARKAVGDKLILDDVTMSFIPGAKIGVVGPNGAGKSTILKIMAGLDTPSNGEAKLSPGYSVGILMQEPELDETKTVLENVQEGVGPIKQKLDRFNEVSAAMAEPDADFDALLAEMGTLQEEIDAADAWDLDSQLEQAMSALRTPPGDAEVANLSGGEKRRVALCKLLLQKPDLLLLDEPTNHLDAESVLWLEQHLSKYPGAVLAVTHDRYFLDHVAEWIAEVDRGRLYPYEGNYSTYLEKKGERLQVQGKKDAKLAKRLASELEWVRSNAKGRQAKSKARLARYEEMANEAERTRTLDFEEIVIPVGPRLGAQVIDAKKLHKAFGERVLIDDLSFTLPRNGIVGVIGPNGVGKTTLFKTVVGLEPLDGGELKVGETVDISYVDQSRGGIDPNKNLWEVVSEGHDYIQVGKTEIPSRAYVSQFGFKGPDQQKKAGVLSGGERNRLNLALTLKQGGNLLLLDEPTNDLDVETLGSLENALLEFPGCAVVITHDRWFLDRIATHILSWEGLNDDGTPNWYWFEGNFEAYEENKVERLGADAAKPSSATYRKLTRD